The following proteins are encoded in a genomic region of Variovorax paradoxus:
- the clpS gene encoding ATP-dependent Clp protease adapter ClpS — protein MATRIPKTPSTPPAQKPGGEDGDSVVLERRPQKTAPPQMYQVVMLNDDYTPMEFVIVVLQEYFNKDRETATQIMLKIHLDGRGVCGVYSRDLAATKVNQVMEAAHQAGHPLQCVSEPVA, from the coding sequence ATGGCAACGAGAATTCCCAAGACTCCCAGCACTCCGCCGGCCCAGAAACCGGGCGGGGAAGACGGAGATTCGGTCGTTCTGGAGCGGCGGCCGCAAAAAACCGCGCCGCCCCAGATGTACCAGGTGGTCATGCTGAACGACGACTACACCCCCATGGAGTTTGTCATCGTCGTCCTGCAGGAATATTTCAACAAGGATCGCGAAACCGCGACCCAGATCATGCTAAAGATTCATCTCGATGGCCGCGGCGTTTGTGGGGTTTATTCCCGCGATCTGGCGGCCACCAAGGTCAACCAGGTGATGGAGGCGGCGCACCAGGCCGGACATCCGCTGCAGTGCGTGAGCGAGCCTGTTGCGTGA
- the icd gene encoding NADP-dependent isocitrate dehydrogenase, whose product MSSYQHIKVPAEGQKITVNADNSLNVPDQPIIPFIEGDGTGLDITPVMLKVVDAAVAKAYGGKKKIHWMEVYAGEKSTKVYGPDVWLPEETLHAVRDYVVSIKGPLTTPVGGGIRSLNVALRQELDLYVCLRPIQYFEGVPSPVREPHKTNMVIFRENSEDIYAGIEFEAESDKAKKLIKFLQDELGVKKIRFPNTSGIGVKPVSREGTERLVRKALQYAVDNDKPSVTIVHKGNIMKFTEGGFRDWAYNLAAKEFGAELIDGGPWMKFKNPKTGKEITVKDSIADAFLQQILLRPAEYSVIATLNLNGDYVSDALAAQVGGIGIAPGANLSDTVAMFEATHGTAPKYAGKDYVNPGSEILSAEMMLRHMGWTEAADLIISSMEKSIASKKVTYDFARLMDGATQVSCSGFGQVMIDHM is encoded by the coding sequence ATGTCCAGCTACCAGCACATCAAAGTCCCGGCCGAAGGTCAGAAGATCACGGTCAACGCCGACAATTCGCTCAATGTGCCTGACCAGCCGATCATTCCCTTCATCGAGGGCGACGGCACGGGGCTGGACATTACGCCGGTGATGCTCAAGGTGGTGGATGCAGCGGTGGCCAAGGCCTACGGCGGCAAGAAGAAGATCCACTGGATGGAAGTCTATGCCGGCGAAAAGTCGACCAAGGTCTACGGCCCGGACGTCTGGCTGCCCGAAGAAACGCTGCACGCCGTGCGCGACTACGTCGTTTCCATCAAGGGCCCGCTGACCACGCCCGTCGGCGGCGGCATCCGCTCGCTGAACGTGGCGTTGCGCCAGGAACTCGACCTTTACGTGTGCCTGCGCCCCATCCAGTACTTCGAAGGCGTGCCCAGCCCGGTGCGCGAGCCGCACAAGACCAACATGGTCATCTTCCGCGAGAACTCGGAAGACATCTACGCCGGCATCGAATTCGAAGCCGAAAGCGACAAGGCCAAGAAGCTCATCAAGTTCCTGCAGGACGAGCTGGGCGTCAAGAAGATCCGCTTCCCCAACACTTCCGGCATCGGCGTCAAGCCCGTGTCGAGGGAAGGCACCGAGCGCCTCGTGCGCAAGGCGCTGCAATACGCAGTGGACAACGACAAGCCCAGCGTCACCATCGTGCACAAGGGCAACATCATGAAGTTCACCGAAGGTGGCTTCCGCGACTGGGCCTACAACCTGGCCGCCAAGGAATTCGGCGCCGAGCTGATCGATGGCGGCCCGTGGATGAAGTTCAAGAACCCCAAGACGGGCAAGGAAATCACCGTCAAGGACAGCATTGCCGACGCGTTCCTGCAGCAGATTCTCCTGCGTCCCGCCGAATACAGCGTGATTGCCACGCTGAACCTCAACGGCGACTACGTGTCCGACGCGCTGGCTGCGCAGGTCGGCGGCATCGGCATTGCCCCGGGCGCCAACCTGAGCGACACCGTCGCCATGTTCGAAGCCACCCACGGCACCGCTCCCAAGTACGCCGGCAAGGACTACGTGAACCCCGGTTCCGAAATCCTCTCGGCCGAAATGATGCTGCGCCACATGGGCTGGACCGAAGCCGCCGACCTGATCATCAGTTCGATGGAAAAGTCGATTGCCAGCAAGAAGGTCACCTATGACTTCGCGCGCCTGATGGACGGCGCCACGCAAGTGAGCTGCTCGGGCTTCGGCCAGGTGATGATCGATCACATGTAA
- a CDS encoding cell envelope biogenesis protein TolA has translation MSKILAVMIAGLFAAGAYAQNPTGTTPEQGNATNSKSQARAEAKKAAKPAGQVAAPAGDIAKTPEAGAIGTDKAAASGEKRAETRDQRRRNKDGSVKRKSTQGGTPK, from the coding sequence ATGAGCAAAATTCTCGCAGTCATGATCGCTGGCCTGTTCGCCGCTGGCGCCTACGCCCAGAACCCCACCGGCACCACGCCTGAGCAAGGGAACGCTACCAACAGCAAGTCCCAAGCCCGCGCTGAAGCGAAGAAGGCCGCCAAGCCCGCAGGTCAAGTGGCTGCTCCCGCTGGCGACATCGCCAAGACGCCTGAAGCCGGCGCCATCGGCACCGACAAGGCTGCAGCGTCTGGCGAAAAGCGCGCCGAAACGCGCGACCAGCGTCGTCGCAACAAGGACGGCAGCGTCAAGCGCAAGTCGACCCAAGGCGGCACGCCGAAGTAA
- a CDS encoding DUF192 domain-containing protein, whose amino-acid sequence MFQRFAALLLLAAALTGPAQAQQQPQTDLARTQLSVGLYKIDAQVAQTPQQREIGLMFRKEMPQAEGMIFVFDQPATQCFWMRNTLLPLTAAFVANDGRIVNLVDMQPMTENSHCSEEPVRFVLEMNQGWFAKKNIKKGAKLGGELFAASKR is encoded by the coding sequence ATGTTTCAGCGTTTCGCCGCCCTGCTCCTGCTCGCCGCCGCCCTGACAGGCCCCGCGCAGGCACAACAGCAACCCCAGACCGATCTCGCACGCACCCAGTTGTCCGTCGGCCTGTACAAGATCGACGCGCAGGTCGCGCAAACGCCCCAACAACGGGAAATCGGCTTGATGTTCCGCAAGGAGATGCCGCAGGCCGAGGGCATGATCTTTGTCTTCGACCAGCCGGCGACCCAGTGCTTCTGGATGAGAAATACGCTGCTGCCGCTCACCGCGGCCTTCGTGGCCAACGACGGCCGCATCGTCAACCTGGTCGACATGCAGCCGATGACCGAGAATTCGCACTGTTCCGAGGAGCCGGTGCGCTTCGTGCTCGAAATGAACCAGGGCTGGTTCGCCAAGAAGAACATCAAGAAAGGCGCCAAGCTGGGCGGCGAGCTCTTTGCCGCCTCGAAGCGCTGA
- a CDS encoding superoxide dismutase, which translates to MEHVLPPLPYALDALAPEYSKETLEYHYGKHHNAYVVNLNNLQKGTEFESMPLEDIVKKSSGGIYNNAAQIWNHTFFWNCMKPQGGGAPTGALAKAIDAKWGSYDAFKEAFVKSAVGNFGSGWTWLVKKADGSVDIVNMGAAGTPLTTGDTPVLTVDVWEHAYYIDYRNLRPKFVETFLAKLVNWDFAAKNFG; encoded by the coding sequence ATGGAACATGTGCTCCCACCCCTGCCGTACGCCCTCGACGCGCTGGCACCCGAGTACTCGAAGGAAACCCTCGAGTACCACTACGGCAAGCACCACAACGCCTACGTGGTGAACCTGAACAACCTGCAAAAGGGCACCGAGTTCGAGTCGATGCCCCTGGAGGACATCGTCAAGAAGTCCAGCGGCGGCATCTACAACAACGCCGCCCAGATCTGGAACCACACCTTCTTCTGGAACTGCATGAAGCCCCAGGGCGGCGGCGCTCCCACCGGCGCGCTGGCCAAGGCCATCGATGCCAAGTGGGGCAGCTACGACGCCTTCAAGGAAGCGTTCGTGAAGTCGGCCGTGGGCAACTTCGGTTCGGGTTGGACCTGGCTCGTGAAAAAGGCCGACGGCTCGGTGGACATCGTGAACATGGGCGCCGCCGGTACGCCGCTGACCACCGGCGACACCCCGGTGCTGACGGTGGACGTGTGGGAGCACGCCTATTACATCGACTACCGCAACCTGCGCCCGAAGTTCGTCGAGACCTTCCTGGCCAAGCTGGTGAACTGGGACTTCGCCGCCAAGAACTTCGGCTGA
- the xseA gene encoding exodeoxyribonuclease VII large subunit — protein MNLREPNATPGPRIWAVGALCRAVADALDARFNPVAVRGEISGFSRASSGHCYFALKDESGQLRCAMFRRAAGLLDFSPRDGDQVEVRGRLAVYEPRGDLQLVVESLQRAGQGAFFEQFLQRKARLEAEGLFDAARKRALPTMPRSVGLVTSLGAAALHDVVTALRRRVPHIPVVLAPSPVQGAGAPAELVRALQSLYALEPAVDVILLVRGGGSIEDLWAFNDETLARTIVQSPVPLICGVGHETDFTIADFCADLRAPTPTAAAELVSAPQAMWLGALDLLEERFGDAVGARLDLLGQRLDQAAARLGRPSTLVARQQLRLAHHAQRLHYALRSRTERLAHVPRSISADFPLKLERALAQRRERLERVALRLRLLDPALVLQRGYAWLTGADGRAIVSAKKLNAGDAVVARLADGSVDLTVTPGETGPRPTPGA, from the coding sequence GTGAACTTGCGTGAACCGAATGCCACACCGGGTCCGCGGATCTGGGCTGTCGGGGCTTTGTGCCGGGCGGTTGCCGACGCGCTCGACGCACGCTTCAACCCGGTCGCGGTGCGCGGCGAAATCTCGGGCTTTTCGCGGGCCTCGAGTGGACATTGTTACTTCGCGCTCAAGGACGAGTCCGGCCAACTGCGCTGTGCGATGTTCCGGCGAGCCGCGGGCCTGCTCGATTTTTCGCCGCGCGACGGCGACCAGGTCGAGGTGCGTGGGCGCTTGGCGGTCTACGAGCCGCGCGGCGATCTGCAACTGGTGGTCGAAAGCCTGCAACGCGCGGGGCAGGGGGCCTTCTTCGAGCAGTTCCTGCAGCGCAAGGCACGGCTCGAAGCCGAAGGGCTTTTCGATGCCGCGCGCAAGCGTGCGCTGCCCACCATGCCGCGCTCGGTGGGCCTGGTGACCTCGCTCGGTGCCGCGGCTTTGCATGACGTGGTCACGGCGCTGCGGCGCCGCGTGCCGCACATTCCGGTGGTTCTGGCGCCGTCGCCGGTGCAGGGTGCCGGCGCGCCGGCGGAACTCGTGCGTGCGTTGCAGTCGCTCTATGCGCTGGAGCCGGCCGTCGACGTGATCCTGCTGGTGCGGGGCGGCGGCTCCATCGAAGATCTCTGGGCCTTCAACGACGAAACCCTGGCCCGCACCATCGTCCAGAGCCCGGTGCCGCTGATCTGCGGGGTAGGGCACGAAACCGACTTCACCATCGCCGACTTTTGCGCCGACCTGCGCGCACCCACGCCCACGGCGGCGGCGGAACTCGTCAGCGCGCCGCAGGCGATGTGGCTCGGCGCACTCGACCTGCTGGAAGAGCGGTTCGGCGACGCGGTGGGCGCGCGTCTCGACCTGCTGGGCCAGCGGCTCGACCAGGCGGCGGCGCGACTCGGCCGACCCTCGACACTCGTGGCCCGCCAGCAGCTTCGGTTGGCGCACCATGCCCAGCGGCTGCACTACGCATTGCGATCGAGGACCGAGCGTCTTGCCCACGTGCCGCGTTCGATTTCGGCCGACTTCCCTTTGAAGCTCGAGCGCGCACTGGCGCAGCGGCGCGAGCGCCTCGAGCGCGTGGCCTTGCGCCTTCGGCTGCTCGACCCGGCCCTGGTGCTCCAGCGCGGCTATGCCTGGCTCACCGGCGCCGACGGTCGCGCGATTGTCAGCGCCAAGAAACTGAACGCGGGCGACGCCGTGGTTGCGCGGCTCGCCGATGGCTCGGTCGACCTGACAGTCACGCCCGGCGAAACGGGACCGCGTCCGACGCCGGGTGCGTAA
- a CDS encoding MotA/TolQ/ExbB proton channel family protein, translating to MFSIIVAAGWPIWPLLACSIIALALVIERFTSLKTVKVLPPKLLDEAMTVSHGSVPGPDVVTKLERNSMLGQVLAAGLRALNANPRCTEEDLRAAMEASGRTVAHRLERYLPALATIASAAPLLGLLGTVIGMIEIFGSQSPGSGAVGSGNPAQLAHGISIALYNTAFGLIVAIPTLIFWRYFRSRVDEYLLNLELSGERFARHLNALRK from the coding sequence TTGTTTTCCATCATAGTTGCCGCGGGCTGGCCGATTTGGCCATTGCTCGCTTGTTCGATCATCGCGCTCGCGCTGGTTATAGAACGTTTCACAAGTCTGAAGACCGTGAAGGTCCTGCCGCCCAAACTGCTCGACGAGGCGATGACCGTTTCGCACGGCTCGGTTCCGGGGCCCGACGTGGTGACCAAGCTCGAACGCAATTCGATGCTCGGGCAGGTGCTGGCCGCCGGCCTTCGGGCGCTCAACGCCAACCCGCGCTGCACCGAGGAGGACCTGCGCGCGGCCATGGAGGCCTCGGGCCGTACCGTCGCGCACAGGCTGGAACGCTACCTGCCGGCCTTGGCCACGATTGCGTCGGCGGCGCCGCTGCTCGGCCTGCTCGGGACGGTGATCGGCATGATCGAGATCTTCGGTTCGCAGTCCCCCGGAAGCGGCGCGGTCGGCTCGGGCAATCCGGCGCAACTGGCGCACGGTATCTCGATCGCGCTCTACAACACGGCGTTCGGCCTGATCGTGGCGATTCCGACGCTGATCTTCTGGCGCTATTTCCGTAGCCGGGTCGACGAATATCTGTTGAACCTCGAGTTGTCGGGCGAGCGTTTTGCCCGCCACCTGAACGCGCTGCGGAAATGA
- a CDS encoding ExbD/TolR family protein, producing the protein MHFRHGARDEPEINLIPFIDVLLVVLIFLMLSTTYSKFTEMQLRLPTADVDSQRDYPKEVIVAVSADGRYSINKTPLADRNVATVTAALGAAATAGKDSVVIISADASSPHQAVITVMEAARRAGLVQITFAAQSTAQAGR; encoded by the coding sequence ATGCATTTCCGCCACGGTGCACGGGACGAGCCGGAGATCAACCTGATCCCGTTCATCGACGTGCTGCTGGTCGTCCTCATCTTCCTGATGCTGTCGACCACCTACAGCAAGTTCACCGAGATGCAGCTGCGCCTGCCGACGGCGGACGTCGATTCGCAGCGCGACTACCCGAAGGAAGTGATCGTGGCGGTGTCCGCCGACGGCCGCTATTCGATCAACAAGACGCCCCTCGCCGACCGCAATGTGGCGACGGTGACCGCCGCGCTGGGTGCCGCAGCCACCGCCGGCAAGGACAGCGTGGTCATCATCAGCGCTGACGCGAGCAGCCCGCACCAGGCCGTGATCACGGTGATGGAAGCGGCGCGCCGCGCGGGCCTGGTGCAGATCACCTTCGCAGCCCAATCGACGGCGCAAGCAGGACGCTGA
- the lpxK gene encoding tetraacyldisaccharide 4'-kinase — protein MPSHGRSSSTGASASRLQRAWLHRGVLACLLWPLSLFYAALFAARRWFYRLGWLKTERVQVPVIVVGNVIAGGAGKTPVVMAVVRHLQARGLHVGVISRGYGRRTGDCREVLDASDPQDVGDEPALIRHATGAPVFVARRRIEAARALLARHPATQVIVSDDGLQHLALARDIEICVFDDRGVGNGWRLPAGPLRERWPRACDLVLHSGTNPAFGGYTAERTLAHEAVAKDGKRMPLEALVGQPVTALAAIARPEAFFDMLRARGLTLAETMALPDHFDFDGWQAPSDAGRPLLCTEKDAVKLWRKAPAALAVPLHFTPAPEFFAALDAKLSSLDGYQAA, from the coding sequence GTGCCGTCGCACGGCCGCAGCAGCAGTACCGGCGCATCGGCCTCACGGCTGCAGCGCGCCTGGCTGCATCGCGGTGTGCTCGCTTGCCTGCTGTGGCCTCTGTCGCTTTTCTACGCGGCGCTTTTTGCGGCGCGGCGCTGGTTCTACCGGCTGGGGTGGCTGAAGACCGAGCGCGTACAGGTGCCCGTGATCGTGGTCGGCAATGTCATTGCGGGCGGCGCCGGCAAGACGCCGGTCGTGATGGCCGTGGTCCGGCATCTGCAGGCTCGCGGCCTGCATGTCGGAGTGATCTCGCGCGGCTACGGCCGCCGCACCGGCGACTGCCGTGAGGTGCTGGACGCAAGCGATCCGCAAGACGTCGGCGACGAACCGGCGCTGATCCGCCATGCCACCGGCGCGCCCGTTTTCGTGGCGCGGCGCCGCATCGAGGCCGCGCGCGCCCTGCTGGCCCGGCACCCGGCCACGCAGGTCATCGTGAGCGACGACGGACTGCAGCACCTGGCGCTTGCGCGCGATATCGAGATTTGCGTGTTCGACGACCGAGGCGTCGGCAATGGATGGCGGCTGCCCGCAGGTCCCTTGCGCGAGCGCTGGCCGCGTGCGTGCGACCTGGTGCTCCACAGCGGCACGAACCCCGCGTTCGGCGGCTACACCGCCGAACGCACCTTGGCGCATGAGGCCGTGGCGAAAGACGGAAAACGCATGCCGCTGGAGGCTCTGGTCGGCCAGCCGGTGACCGCGCTGGCGGCCATTGCACGGCCCGAAGCCTTCTTCGACATGCTGCGGGCGCGCGGCCTGACGCTGGCCGAGACGATGGCGTTGCCCGACCACTTCGATTTCGATGGCTGGCAAGCCCCTTCCGACGCCGGGCGCCCGCTGCTCTGCACCGAAAAAGATGCGGTCAAGCTGTGGCGAAAAGCGCCCGCCGCGCTTGCTGTGCCGCTGCATTTCACGCCGGCGCCGGAATTCTTCGCCGCGCTCGACGCAAAGCTATCATCGCTCGATGGATACCAAGCTGCTTGA
- a CDS encoding Trm112 family protein, with the protein MDTKLLELLVCPVTKGPLTWNAEKQELCSRSARLAYPVRDGIPVLLENEARTLSDEELGL; encoded by the coding sequence ATGGATACCAAGCTGCTTGAACTGCTCGTCTGCCCCGTGACCAAGGGCCCGTTGACCTGGAACGCCGAAAAGCAGGAGCTCTGCTCGCGCAGCGCCCGCCTCGCCTATCCGGTGCGCGACGGAATTCCGGTGCTGCTCGAGAACGAGGCCCGCACGCTGTCCGACGAAGAGTTGGGGCTGTGA
- the kdsB gene encoding 3-deoxy-manno-octulosonate cytidylyltransferase, translated as MSFTVLVPARLASTRLPNKPLADIAGLPMVVRVAQRAARSIALRVVVAADDLSIVSACKEHGVQAILTRQDHPSGTDRLAEACEQLGLDGDDIVVNVQGDEPLIDPALIDAVASALALHPEAAMSTAAHEIDSLDDFLNPNVVKAVLDARGNALYFSRAPIPWWRDGAVNRALPSALPTPAPLRHIGIYGYRAGFVRKFPSLPPAPVEATEALEQLRALWHGHRIAVHVTDAAPGPGIDTPEDLARVRALFTAQPPL; from the coding sequence ATGAGCTTCACCGTTCTGGTGCCGGCTCGCCTGGCTTCGACACGGCTACCCAACAAGCCGCTGGCGGACATCGCCGGCCTGCCGATGGTGGTGCGCGTGGCGCAGCGCGCGGCCCGATCGATCGCGCTGCGAGTGGTGGTTGCCGCAGACGACCTGTCCATTGTCTCGGCGTGCAAGGAACACGGCGTACAAGCCATCCTCACGCGCCAGGACCACCCCAGCGGCACCGACCGTCTCGCCGAAGCCTGCGAGCAACTCGGCCTCGACGGCGACGATATCGTCGTGAACGTGCAGGGCGACGAACCGCTGATCGATCCCGCGCTGATCGATGCCGTGGCATCCGCGCTGGCGCTTCATCCGGAGGCTGCCATGAGCACGGCAGCCCACGAAATCGATTCGCTGGACGACTTTCTGAACCCGAACGTGGTGAAGGCGGTGCTCGATGCCCGGGGCAACGCGCTCTATTTCAGCCGCGCGCCCATTCCGTGGTGGCGCGACGGCGCAGTCAACCGCGCGCTGCCCTCGGCGCTGCCCACGCCGGCACCGTTGCGCCACATCGGCATCTACGGATACCGCGCGGGCTTCGTGCGCAAGTTTCCCTCGTTGCCGCCCGCTCCCGTCGAGGCGACCGAGGCGCTCGAACAGCTGCGCGCGCTCTGGCACGGCCATCGCATCGCGGTGCACGTCACCGATGCGGCGCCCGGGCCGGGCATCGACACCCCTGAAGACCTGGCCCGCGTCCGCGCATTGTTCACAGCCCAGCCGCCCCTCTGA
- the adk gene encoding adenylate kinase has product MRLILLGAPGAGKGTQAAFICQKYGIPQISTGDMLRAAVKAGTPLGQQAKAVMESGGLVSDDLIINLVKERIAQPDCADGFLFDGFPRTIPQADAMKAAGVKLDYVLEIDVPFSDIIERMSGRRSHPASGRIYHVKFNPPKVEGKDDITGEELIQRKDDEEETVRKRLEVYSQQTRPLVDYYSAWAKSDPASAPKYRAIKGVGTVEEITQRALTALSS; this is encoded by the coding sequence ATGAGACTAATTTTGCTGGGCGCGCCCGGGGCGGGCAAAGGCACGCAAGCGGCCTTCATCTGCCAGAAGTACGGCATTCCTCAAATTTCGACCGGCGACATGCTGCGCGCGGCCGTCAAGGCCGGCACGCCGCTGGGCCAGCAAGCCAAGGCGGTGATGGAATCGGGCGGCCTGGTGAGCGACGACCTGATCATCAACCTCGTGAAGGAACGCATCGCACAACCCGATTGCGCCGACGGCTTTCTGTTCGACGGTTTCCCGCGCACCATTCCGCAGGCCGATGCGATGAAGGCAGCGGGCGTCAAGCTCGACTACGTGCTCGAAATCGACGTGCCGTTCAGCGACATCATCGAACGCATGAGCGGCCGGCGCTCGCATCCGGCGTCGGGCCGCATCTATCACGTGAAGTTCAATCCACCGAAGGTCGAAGGCAAGGACGACATCACAGGCGAAGAACTGATCCAGCGCAAGGACGACGAGGAAGAAACCGTGCGCAAGCGGCTCGAGGTGTACAGCCAGCAGACGCGTCCGCTGGTCGACTACTACTCGGCCTGGGCCAAGTCGGACCCGGCTTCGGCACCGAAGTACCGCGCCATCAAGGGCGTGGGCACGGTCGAAGAGATCACCCAGCGCGCGCTGACGGCCCTGAGCAGCTGA
- a CDS encoding asparaginase, with protein sequence MVNSLSPSLRRVVVLGTGGTIAGRAASGGDNIGYTAGQVGVADLLGGIDAPEGLELVAEQVAQLDSKDMSFDTWLQLAQRCAGRLAEADVAGVVITHGTDTIEETAFFLQTVLAPGKPVVLTCAMRPASSLSPDGPQNVRDAIAVAAAPSAKGVTVVCAGAIHSALDVQKVHTYRPDAFASGDAGPVGYVEEGAVRRLRDWPQSPAGKRSKILEAKPGTATRWPRVEIVTSHAGASGAIIDLLLQERAAGVAEPVRGLVLAATGNGTVHHALEAAALRAHDAGVTVLRATRCASGRILPRPDDRLRDAGALTPVKARIALMLELLETAAA encoded by the coding sequence ATGGTTAATTCACTTTCGCCCAGCCTGCGGCGGGTGGTGGTCCTGGGCACGGGCGGCACCATTGCCGGACGCGCAGCAAGCGGCGGTGACAACATCGGCTACACCGCCGGGCAAGTGGGCGTGGCAGACCTGCTCGGCGGCATCGACGCGCCCGAGGGCCTGGAGCTCGTGGCGGAGCAGGTGGCACAGCTCGACAGCAAGGACATGTCGTTCGACACCTGGCTGCAGCTCGCGCAGCGGTGCGCCGGCCGGCTGGCCGAAGCCGATGTGGCGGGCGTGGTGATCACGCACGGCACCGACACCATCGAAGAAACCGCCTTCTTCCTTCAAACGGTGCTCGCTCCCGGCAAGCCCGTGGTGCTGACTTGCGCCATGCGCCCGGCCAGTTCGCTTTCGCCCGACGGCCCGCAGAATGTGCGCGATGCCATAGCGGTCGCAGCCGCACCATCGGCGAAGGGCGTGACGGTGGTCTGCGCGGGCGCGATCCACAGTGCGCTGGATGTTCAGAAGGTGCACACCTACCGCCCGGATGCGTTTGCATCGGGCGACGCCGGCCCGGTGGGCTACGTGGAAGAGGGGGCGGTGCGGCGCCTGCGCGACTGGCCGCAATCGCCAGCGGGGAAGCGCTCGAAAATTCTCGAAGCGAAGCCGGGCACGGCAACGCGCTGGCCCCGGGTCGAGATCGTCACCAGCCATGCCGGCGCGAGCGGCGCCATCATCGACCTGCTGCTGCAGGAGCGGGCTGCCGGCGTGGCCGAGCCGGTCCGAGGGCTGGTTCTGGCTGCGACGGGCAACGGCACGGTGCACCACGCGTTGGAGGCTGCTGCGCTCCGCGCCCATGACGCGGGTGTGACCGTGCTGCGTGCGACACGTTGCGCGAGCGGGCGCATTCTGCCGAGGCCCGACGACCGGCTTCGCGATGCCGGTGCCTTGACGCCGGTCAAGGCACGCATCGCGCTGATGCTGGAGTTGCTCGAGACGGCGGCCGCCTGA
- the lexA gene encoding transcriptional repressor LexA gives MQFAVKLTARQQQILDLIQSAIARTGAPPTRAEIASELGFKSANAAEEHLQALARKGVIELVSGTSRGIRLKGDALRSLNESRHREGVQFSLSLPGMAQLALPLIGRVAAGSPILAQEHVDQTYYVENTLFQRQPDYLLKVRGMSMRDAGIMDGDLLAVQATKEARNGQIVVARLGDEVTVKRLKRNKQVIELHAENPDYPTIIVQPGEPFEIEGLAVGLIRNTMLM, from the coding sequence ATGCAGTTCGCCGTGAAGCTTACCGCCCGCCAGCAGCAAATCCTGGACTTGATCCAGAGCGCCATCGCCCGTACCGGTGCTCCGCCCACGCGGGCAGAAATTGCCAGTGAACTGGGCTTCAAGTCGGCCAACGCCGCCGAGGAGCATCTGCAGGCGCTGGCCCGCAAGGGCGTGATCGAACTCGTCAGCGGCACCTCGCGCGGCATCCGGCTCAAGGGCGATGCGCTGCGCTCGCTCAACGAGTCGCGCCATCGCGAAGGCGTCCAGTTTTCGCTTTCGCTGCCCGGCATGGCGCAGCTTGCGCTGCCTCTCATCGGCCGCGTGGCGGCGGGTTCGCCCATCCTGGCGCAAGAGCACGTCGACCAGACCTATTACGTCGAGAACACGCTGTTCCAGCGCCAGCCCGACTACCTGCTGAAGGTGCGCGGCATGTCCATGCGCGACGCCGGCATCATGGACGGCGACCTGCTCGCGGTCCAGGCCACCAAGGAAGCGCGCAACGGCCAGATCGTGGTGGCCCGCCTCGGCGACGAAGTCACGGTCAAGCGCCTCAAGCGCAACAAGCAGGTCATCGAGCTGCATGCCGAAAACCCGGACTACCCGACCATCATCGTCCAGCCCGGCGAGCCTTTCGAAATCGAAGGCCTGGCGGTCGGTCTCATTCGCAACACCATGCTGATGTAG